From a region of the Mytilus galloprovincialis chromosome 3, xbMytGall1.hap1.1, whole genome shotgun sequence genome:
- the LOC143066667 gene encoding uncharacterized protein LOC143066667: MVACKRGNIEIVNMLLDRGEDFNKCDSEGQSPVMMACKHGHLKMVKMLLHRGVDYSKCDSKGQSLVLKACEHGRIEILQMLLDIEVDCNKCDRDGRSPVMKACEHGHTEIVKMLSDREVDYNKCDDFGKSPILTANEHDHIDKVKLLLEKGVDWNTIDQSIIMKACTHGHTEIVKMLLDRGVDCNKCDIWGQSTLSWACERGHTEIVKMLLDKRVDFNKCDDLKRSPVMNACVYGHAEILKILLDRGVDYNKYDYNGQSTVSNACEGGHTEIVKMLLDKGVDCNTCDKYGQSAVMKACKHGHTEIVKMLLDRGVDCNTCDTNGQSAVMKACVHGHPETVKMLLEKGVDCNTCDTNGQSAVMKACENGNTEIVKMLLDKGIDYDKCDNVGQSPAMIACDHDYIEIGNMLLDRRVDYNKCDNDGQSLVVKVLLLIYRKYFVKQRRRAYNL, encoded by the coding sequence ATGGTGGCTTGTAAACGTGGTaatatagaaatagtaaatatgttgttagacagaggagaAGACTTTAATAAATGCGACTCTGAGGGTCAGTCACCTGTAATGATGGCTTGTAAACATGGTCATCTAAAAATGGTAAAGATGTTGTTACACAGGGGAGTAGACTATAGTAAATGTGACTCTAAGGGTCAGTCATTGGTTTTGAAGGCTTGTGAACATGGCCGTATAGAAATTTTacagatgttgttagacatagaAGTAGACTGTAATAAATGTGATAGAGATGGTCGATCACCTGTAATGAAGGCTTGTgaacatggtcatacagaaatagtaaagatgttgtcaGATAGAGAAgtagattataataaatgtgatgACTTTGGTAAGTCACCTATATTGACTGCTAATGAACATGATCACATAGATAAAGTAAAGCTGCTGTTAGAAAAAGGAGTAGACTGGAACACTATTGATCAGTCAATTATTATGAAGGCTTGTACacatggtcatacagaaatagtaaagatgttgttagacagaggagtaGACTGTAATAAATGTGACATTTGGGGTCAGTCAACTTTATCGTGGGCTTGTGAACgtggtcatacagaaatagtaaagatgttgttagacaaaaGAGTAGACTTCAATAAATGTGATGATCTTAAGAGATCACCTGTAATGAATGCCTGTGTATATGGTCATGcagaaatattaaagattttgttAGACAGAGGAGTAGACTATAATAAATATGACTATAATGGTCAATCAACTGTATCGAATGCTTGTGAAGGaggtcatacagaaatagtaaagatgttatTAGACAAAGGAGTAGACTGCAATACATGTGATAAATATGGTCAATCAGCTGTTATGAAGGCTTGCAaacatggtcatacagaaatagtgaaaatgttgttagacagaggagtaGATTGTAATACATGTGATACTAATGGTCAATCAGCTGTTATGAAGGCGTGTGTACATGGTCATCCAGAAActgtaaagatgttgttagaaaAAGGAGTAGACTGTAATACATGTGATACTAATGGTCAATCAGCTGTTATGAAGGCTTGTGAAAATGGTAATACAGAAAttgtaaagatgttgttagacaaaggAATAGACTATGACAAATGTGATAATGTTGGTCAGTCACCTGCAATGATAGCTTGTGACCATGATTATATAGAAATAGGTAATATGTTATTAGACAGAAGAGTagactataataaatgtgacaatgaTGGTCAGTCACTTGTTGTAAAGGTTTTGTTGTTGATATAccgtaaatattttgtaaaacagaGAAGGCGAGCATACAATCTCTGA